From the genome of Methanobrevibacter smithii ATCC 35061, one region includes:
- a CDS encoding GtrA family protein, with protein sequence MDKLINKLFRKSTDNIFLQMFRYLFVGTASFLIDFIIYLSLINFLGQNYLISAAIAFFISVLANYYMSTSWVFNQTDRNNKVLDFNLFILISFIGLIFTEILLYAFVDYGNINYIWSKIIASIIVMFWNFTARRVMFYGKKL encoded by the coding sequence ATGGATAAATTAATTAATAAGTTATTTAGAAAAAGTACTGACAACATTTTCTTACAAATGTTTAGATACCTATTTGTAGGAACTGCATCTTTTTTAATAGATTTCATTATTTATTTATCATTAATTAACTTTTTAGGACAAAATTATTTAATTTCAGCAGCTATTGCTTTTTTTATATCAGTGCTGGCTAATTATTACATGTCTACTTCATGGGTATTTAATCAGACAGACAGAAATAATAAGGTTCTGGATTTCAATTTATTTATTTTAATCAGCTTTATCGGGCTTATTTTTACTGAAATATTATTATACGCATTTGTAGACTATGGAAATATAAACTACATCTGGTCTAAAATTATAGCATCCATTATAGTAATGTTCTGGAATTTCACAGCACGTAGAGTTATGTTTTATGGGAAAAAACTTTAA
- a CDS encoding glycosyltransferase family 2 protein: MKTAVLIPCYNEELTIKKVILDFKKALPKADIYVYDNNSTDNSYEIAKDTGAIVKREYRQGKGNVVRSMFRDIDADCYILVDGDDTYPAEASKEIEELILSKKADMVIGDRLSSTYFEENKRRFHNSGNKLVRKLINTIFNSDISDIMTGMRGFSYEFVKSFPISSKEFEIETEMTIFALNHNFLIKELPIEYRDRMDGSESKLNTFSDGYKVISLLFGLFRDIRPLFFFSLVTLVLLIIAGLYFFPILIDFYRTGFVEKVPTLITVGVVAIVAVIIFFTGVVLHVIRKQHDENFEHHLNLIAQNKKR, from the coding sequence ATGAAAACTGCAGTTTTAATCCCCTGTTATAATGAGGAACTTACAATAAAAAAAGTTATCCTGGATTTTAAAAAAGCCTTACCTAAGGCAGATATTTATGTCTATGATAATAATTCAACAGATAATTCTTATGAAATAGCTAAAGACACAGGAGCTATTGTAAAAAGAGAATATAGACAAGGTAAGGGAAATGTTGTAAGATCCATGTTTAGAGATATTGATGCGGACTGTTATATTTTAGTTGATGGTGATGATACCTATCCTGCTGAGGCATCAAAAGAAATAGAAGAGTTAATTCTATCTAAAAAAGCGGATATGGTAATTGGAGACAGGCTGTCCAGTACTTATTTTGAAGAAAACAAAAGAAGATTTCATAATTCAGGAAATAAACTGGTTAGAAAACTTATAAACACTATTTTTAACAGTGATATTTCAGATATCATGACCGGTATGAGAGGATTTAGCTATGAATTTGTTAAATCATTTCCTATTTCATCTAAAGAATTTGAAATTGAAACTGAAATGACTATTTTTGCACTAAATCATAATTTTTTAATTAAGGAACTGCCAATAGAATATAGGGACAGAATGGATGGCAGTGAATCTAAATTAAATACTTTCAGTGATGGTTATAAGGTTATTAGCTTGCTTTTCGGACTTTTCAGAGATATAAGACCTTTGTTTTTCTTTTCTTTAGTAACGTTAGTTCTTTTAATAATAGCTGGTCTGTACTTTTTCCCGATTTTAATTGATTTTTATAGAACCGGATTTGTGGAAAAGGTTCCTACACTTATTACTGTAGGAGTAGTAGCTATTGTAGCTGTTATTATATTTTTCACAGGTGTTGTTTTGCATGTTATTAGAAAACAGCATGATGAAAACTTTGAACATCATTTAAATTTAATAGCTCAAAATAAAAAAAGGTAA
- a CDS encoding DUF2142 domain-containing protein: MFKLENKKYFIGIYALILSLFSLYFTYRANFSNPEFEVLMFCILLIAGILSIVYYTKNNEKLHKVALVLIIIFGIISLFLTPIYDVSDETEHFVRSEIVSTGELSTNYVPIPNTTANGYKTIASVTTFFDNAGANVFNTHADDDKIDHTPSYFNSAFAQNPFYGYLAQGIGVFLAKCLDLNAIWMLWLGRFFNLLLYAGIIAVAIKKAPVFKFPLLIVSILPIAIYQAASTSCDGLFSALAILAFSYFLYFYKTPKITWTDLGIFYIAVILCGLLKTPYLALSLLIFLVPNTNFSDKKQNIISKLCILVALGIGIAWSSYATTQLANSWRGEYFIQRNVSASGQIDYLLANPLIALQRFGEIYSTALPTVIDRFFYFSNSVREYSSTLLAGLYFVFFCLFSVFYCNFKDLNLKTRIKGFLIIILIYSGVMAIQYLTWSPVGGENVTSGVFSRYFMPLLIFLPFVFGIGNKKIDKQTLSFLVLTVAISFISGMLMLTTAVKY, from the coding sequence ATGTTTAAATTAGAAAATAAGAAATATTTCATTGGAATATATGCTTTAATATTAAGCTTATTCAGCCTGTATTTCACATATAGGGCAAACTTTTCAAATCCTGAATTTGAAGTGCTTATGTTTTGTATATTGCTGATAGCAGGAATATTATCTATTGTATACTATACAAAAAACAATGAGAAGTTACATAAAGTTGCATTGGTACTAATAATAATATTTGGTATAATAAGCCTGTTTTTGACACCGATTTATGATGTGTCTGATGAAACTGAACATTTTGTCCGCTCAGAAATAGTTTCAACCGGAGAATTGTCAACCAATTATGTGCCAATTCCAAATACAACTGCAAACGGTTATAAAACAATTGCAAGTGTAACCACATTTTTTGATAATGCTGGAGCAAATGTATTTAATACACATGCAGATGATGATAAAATAGATCATACTCCATCATATTTCAACTCCGCTTTTGCTCAAAATCCATTTTATGGTTATTTAGCACAGGGAATTGGAGTGTTTTTAGCAAAATGTCTGGATTTAAATGCAATCTGGATGTTATGGCTTGGAAGATTCTTTAATTTATTATTATATGCCGGAATAATTGCAGTAGCTATTAAAAAAGCACCAGTCTTTAAGTTTCCATTACTTATAGTGTCAATACTTCCAATAGCTATTTATCAAGCCGCATCAACAAGCTGTGATGGATTATTCAGCGCACTGGCCATTCTTGCATTCAGTTATTTTCTATATTTCTATAAAACACCTAAAATTACCTGGACGGATTTAGGGATATTTTATATAGCTGTAATTCTATGCGGACTGCTTAAAACCCCTTACTTGGCTTTAAGTTTATTGATTTTTCTGGTTCCAAATACAAATTTTAGTGATAAAAAGCAAAATATCATATCTAAACTTTGTATTTTAGTTGCTTTAGGTATTGGAATTGCTTGGAGCAGCTATGCAACAACACAACTAGCTAATTCCTGGAGAGGAGAATATTTTATCCAAAGAAATGTAAGTGCAAGTGGTCAAATTGATTACTTACTGGCCAATCCATTAATTGCACTTCAAAGATTTGGTGAGATCTACAGTACTGCACTGCCAACTGTTATTGACAGATTCTTTTATTTCTCAAATAGTGTAAGAGAATATTCATCAACTCTTCTTGCAGGACTTTACTTTGTATTCTTCTGTTTATTTAGTGTATTTTATTGTAATTTCAAAGATTTAAATTTAAAAACACGTATTAAAGGATTTTTAATAATTATTTTAATTTATAGTGGTGTAATGGCTATCCAATACTTAACATGGTCTCCAGTTGGAGGGGAAAATGTAACAAGTGGTGTATTCAGTCGTTACTTCATGCCGTTGCTAATATTTTTACCGTTTGTATTTGGAATAGGCAATAAAAAAATAGATAAGCAAACTTTAAGCTTTTTAGTGCTGACTGTAGCTATCAGTTTTATTTCCGGAATGTTAATGCTGACAACAGCTGTTAAATATTAA